The following are from one region of the Terriglobales bacterium genome:
- a CDS encoding ABC transporter permease, whose amino-acid sequence MLSRRKMLVIALAFAFVHSGILFAGFVAPYAPTEQHRQYAYAPPTRLHFIGAEGHIHLRPFVYRSVPMEGEGFRYSEDRDSEYPVRCLTREQDGFHLLAVGTPANLFLLGTDGYGRDIFSRILFGGRTSLLAAAVATLFALLIGAVMGGIAGQFGGGVDSLVMRSSELVLALPWIYLLLAIRASLPLHLDPARTLVLLSLVIGVMGWARPARLIRGAVLSAKERPFVTAARGFGASEWYLLRRHVLPQTLGIVTAQAVTLIPQFVAAEATLSFLGLGIGEPVPSWGNMLSAFQQFSTVSSYWWMAFPLAALIAVSLTYFVLADALHHAGAGIKSGQSYA is encoded by the coding sequence ATGCTGAGCCGCCGAAAGATGCTGGTCATCGCTTTAGCGTTTGCCTTTGTTCACAGTGGAATTCTGTTCGCAGGATTCGTCGCGCCCTATGCGCCTACCGAACAACACAGGCAATACGCTTATGCTCCGCCCACGAGGTTGCACTTCATAGGCGCGGAGGGTCATATCCACCTTCGGCCATTCGTCTACCGGTCGGTTCCGATGGAAGGCGAAGGGTTCCGATACAGCGAGGATCGCGATTCGGAATATCCAGTTCGCTGCCTGACTCGCGAACAAGATGGATTTCACTTGCTGGCGGTTGGCACCCCAGCAAACTTATTCCTGCTGGGAACCGATGGTTATGGACGCGACATTTTCTCCCGCATCTTGTTCGGTGGGCGCACATCACTGCTGGCTGCAGCCGTGGCAACCCTCTTTGCGCTCCTGATTGGCGCTGTAATGGGAGGGATCGCAGGACAGTTCGGTGGCGGCGTTGATTCACTTGTCATGCGCAGCTCAGAACTCGTTCTGGCGCTGCCATGGATCTACTTGTTGCTGGCGATTCGTGCATCTCTTCCATTGCACCTTGATCCTGCCAGAACCTTGGTCCTGCTATCCCTGGTTATCGGCGTAATGGGATGGGCGCGCCCAGCACGTCTCATTCGGGGTGCGGTTCTCAGCGCAAAGGAAAGGCCCTTCGTTACGGCTGCACGAGGATTCGGCGCCTCAGAATGGTATCTGCTGCGACGCCATGTTCTTCCGCAGACTCTAGGGATAGTCACTGCGCAAGCCGTAACTCTGATTCCGCAATTCGTCGCGGCCGAGGCCACCCTCTCGTTCCTTGGCCTCGGCATCGGGGAGCCTGTGCCCAGTTGGGGAAACATGCTCTCGGCGTTTCAGCAATTTTCGACGGTAAGTTCGTATTGGTGGATGGCGTTCCCTCTAGCCGCCTTGATCGCGGTTTCCCTCACTTACTTTGTTCTGGCTGATGCTCTGCATCATGCGGGAGCCGGAATCAAATCGGGACAAAGCTATGCGTAA
- a CDS encoding ABC transporter substrate-binding protein, with the protein MRKFGAIPLLLSTVILGIASHASSAPGPEPTQRGEELAISSADVGQYGGMLVVGQRAEPKTLNPLTATDAPSREVIGRMMADLVHINRVTQQTEPALASSWKLSTDGRSFTVKLRRGVRFSDGYPFSADDVVFSFRLYLDEKIRSSNRDLLIIGGKPISAVKIDDHTVRFDMSQPYAAAERIFDNLAILPEHLLRKSYEQGSFAQALTLNTAPDAIAGLGPFRLKQYLPGQRLVLERNPYYWKADRNHRRLPYLDEIAFLFVGNEDAQILRFQSGETNVISRFSPENYSALAREQQSRGYDLVDLGPSLEYNFLFFNLNELPADQFPAISRKQEWFRDVKFRQAVSLAVDRQSIVKLVYNGRGTALWGNVTPGNKLWINRDLPHPERSIPQAKELLKSAGFSWDQAGKLFDTLHNPVEFTIITSSSNAQRVKMATLIADDLAQLGMSVHVVPLEFRAVMDRVFQSTDYEASVFALGGGDADPNGDMNVWMSNGSTHLWNMHESKPATAWEAQLDALLNQQLVTLNYKKRKQLYDEAQAIIAHNLPFIFLASPNVVVGATKQVANFRPAALEPYVLWNVDELYLRQEGVAQAK; encoded by the coding sequence ATGCGTAAGTTCGGAGCTATTCCGTTACTCCTCTCTACGGTGATATTGGGCATTGCCAGCCATGCCTCATCGGCGCCAGGTCCCGAGCCGACTCAGCGAGGTGAGGAGCTAGCAATAAGTTCAGCCGATGTTGGTCAGTACGGCGGAATGCTTGTCGTTGGGCAGCGTGCCGAACCGAAGACGCTGAACCCTCTTACGGCCACAGATGCACCATCACGCGAGGTGATCGGCCGCATGATGGCGGACCTCGTCCACATCAATCGGGTTACGCAGCAGACGGAACCCGCACTGGCAAGTTCGTGGAAGTTATCAACAGATGGACGCAGCTTCACCGTGAAGCTGCGACGTGGAGTCCGCTTTTCCGATGGCTATCCCTTCAGTGCCGATGACGTAGTCTTCAGCTTTCGCCTCTACCTGGACGAAAAGATCCGCTCCTCGAATCGCGACCTCTTAATTATCGGCGGCAAGCCGATTTCTGCGGTCAAGATCGACGATCATACAGTGCGTTTCGATATGTCGCAGCCGTACGCTGCGGCGGAACGCATTTTCGATAACCTGGCGATCCTCCCGGAACATCTGCTGCGTAAGAGCTACGAACAGGGATCCTTCGCGCAGGCGCTCACGCTTAATACCGCGCCTGATGCTATCGCAGGGTTGGGACCGTTTCGGTTAAAGCAATATCTCCCTGGCCAGAGACTGGTTCTGGAGCGAAATCCGTATTACTGGAAGGCGGACCGGAACCATCGCCGTCTACCTTACCTCGACGAAATTGCGTTTTTGTTCGTAGGTAACGAGGACGCACAGATTCTGCGATTTCAATCCGGCGAGACCAACGTAATCAGTCGTTTCAGCCCGGAAAACTACTCAGCTTTGGCGCGCGAGCAGCAAAGCCGCGGTTACGATCTGGTGGACCTCGGGCCAAGCCTTGAATACAACTTTCTGTTCTTTAATCTAAACGAACTACCGGCAGATCAGTTTCCGGCGATTTCTCGAAAGCAAGAGTGGTTTCGTGACGTGAAGTTCCGCCAGGCCGTCTCCCTGGCTGTTGATCGTCAGAGCATCGTGAAACTGGTCTACAACGGACGCGGGACCGCTCTTTGGGGAAACGTGACTCCCGGAAACAAACTGTGGATCAATCGAGACCTCCCACATCCGGAACGTTCAATTCCACAAGCGAAAGAGCTATTGAAATCTGCGGGGTTCTCCTGGGATCAAGCCGGAAAGCTCTTTGACACTCTGCATAATCCCGTCGAATTCACAATCATTACGAGCTCCTCGAATGCACAGCGCGTAAAAATGGCGACACTCATCGCGGATGATCTGGCTCAACTTGGAATGAGCGTGCACGTCGTGCCGCTCGAGTTTCGCGCGGTTATGGATCGGGTTTTTCAGTCAACCGACTACGAGGCTAGCGTGTTCGCACTCGGAGGCGGCGATGCAGACCCAAACGGCGACATGAATGTTTGGATGTCGAATGGGAGCACCCATCTCTGGAACATGCACGAGAGCAAGCCTGCAACAGCTTGGGAAGCGCAGCTCGATGCACTTCTCAATCAGCAACTAGTGACCTTGAACTATAAGAAGCGCAAGCAGCTCTATGACGAAGCGCAGGCCATCATTGCGCACAATCTGCCGTTCATATTTTTGGCTAGCCCCAATGTGGTGGTAGGCGCAACGAAGCAAGTTGCGAATTTTCGCCCTGCCGCCCTCGAACCGTATGTTTTGTGGAACGTAGATGAGCTCTACCTACGTCAGGAAGGAGTTGCCCAGGCAAAGTGA